The proteins below come from a single Burkholderia sp. FERM BP-3421 genomic window:
- a CDS encoding class I SAM-dependent methyltransferase: protein MSLDRMQVALPLTACKCCGGDSRLCGVVDFSRCGADHLGGRKVDPYVGVPVYFHRCDACGFVFTRALDAWTHADYAAHIYNDDYGRHDPDYLGKRPFENAELIAKSFPELAQANVLDFGSGLGQLERELKARGFSQVDSYDPYAAHAEATRAGLAAAYRTVVAFEVFEHHPQPRELIAELAGFLDDDGAILFSTMLADDAVMAEGIDRWWYCAPRNGHISFYASRALARLGAPHGLVAGSFNENFHFFYKRALPAWAARFSHRLCVA from the coding sequence ATGTCACTGGATCGGATGCAGGTCGCGCTGCCGCTGACCGCTTGCAAATGCTGCGGCGGCGACAGCCGCCTGTGCGGCGTCGTCGATTTCTCGCGCTGCGGCGCCGATCATCTCGGCGGGCGCAAGGTCGATCCGTATGTCGGCGTGCCGGTGTATTTCCACCGTTGCGACGCATGCGGCTTCGTGTTCACGCGCGCGCTCGACGCGTGGACCCATGCCGATTACGCGGCGCACATCTACAACGACGATTACGGGCGGCACGATCCGGACTACCTGGGCAAGCGGCCGTTCGAGAATGCCGAGCTGATCGCGAAGAGTTTCCCCGAGTTGGCGCAGGCGAACGTGCTCGATTTCGGCTCGGGGCTGGGGCAGTTGGAGCGCGAGCTGAAGGCGCGCGGCTTCAGCCAGGTCGATTCCTACGATCCTTACGCGGCGCATGCGGAGGCGACGCGCGCGGGCCTGGCCGCCGCGTACCGGACGGTGGTTGCGTTCGAGGTGTTCGAGCATCATCCGCAACCGCGTGAGCTGATCGCCGAACTGGCGGGCTTTCTCGACGACGACGGCGCGATCCTGTTCAGCACGATGCTTGCCGACGACGCCGTGATGGCGGAGGGCATCGATCGCTGGTGGTATTGCGCGCCGCGCAACGGGCATATCTCGTTCTATGCGTCGCGCGCGCTCGCGCGCCTCGGCGCGCCGCACGGGCTCGTCGCGGGCTCGTTCAACGAGAATTTCCACTTTTTCTACAAGCGCGCGCTGCCCGCGTGGGCCGCGCGCTTTTCTCATCGGCTCTGCGTCGCGTGA